One window of the Diabrotica undecimpunctata isolate CICGRU unplaced genomic scaffold, icDiaUnde3 ctg00003247.1, whole genome shotgun sequence genome contains the following:
- the LOC140432211 gene encoding muscle LIM protein 1-like — translation MPFKPADNPKCPKCGKSVYAAEEKVAGGYKYHKSCFKCGMCNKMLDSTNVTEHEAELYCKNCHGRKYGPKGYGFGGGAGCLSMDDGAQFKG, via the exons ATGCCTTTCAAACCAGCAGACAACCCAAAATGCCCAAAATGCGGCAAATCCGTATACGCCGCTGAAGAAAAAGTAGCTGGAGGTTACAAATACCACAAATCCTGCTTCAAATGcg GTATGTGCAATAAAATGCTCGACTCCACCAACGTAACTGAACACGAAGCTGAATTGTACTGCAAAAATTGCCATGGACGTAAATACGGACCCAAAGGCTACGGATTCGGTGGTGGAGCTGGGTGCTTAAGTATGGACGATGGAGCCCAATTCAAGGGGTAA